The genomic stretch TTGGCGGCGGTGAAGAGGACCATCAGGCCGAGGAGCAGGTGTCGCCGGGGGAGGTGGCCGGTGAGGGCGGTGAGGATGGGCGCGCCGAGGGCGACGCCCAGGGCGTAGCCGCTGACGAGGAGTCCGGCGCTGGGGACGCTGACGCCGAGGTCGGCGGCGATAGTGTTGAGCAGGCCGACGATGACGAATTCGGTGGTTCCGATGGCGAAGGCGCTGATGGCCAGGGCGAGCAGGGCTGGGGGCATGGGTGGAATCTCCTGGAATGGGGGGCGGCGCAGTGGGACACGTCACCCCCTGCTATAATGTTTGCACAAGCAATGCTTGCGTCTGCAAGTAAATTAGACTTGAACCTCTCCCCTGTCAACCCCCACCCTGGAGACCCATGACCACCAACCTCGAAACCCGCTGGCAGACCCTCGACCACGAGTGGCAGACCGTCAGCCGCGCCCTGGAACACGCCCTGAACACCCACCACGACCTCAGCCTCAGCGAGTACCGCGTCCTCGCCGCGCTGGAAGCCAAACACGACCACCACCACCGCATGCAGGTCCTCGCCGATCTGGCCGGGCTCTCCCAGAGCGCCACCACCCGCCTCGTCGCCCGGCTTGAGGCGCAGGACTGCGGCCTGCTCGCCCGTTACATGTGCCCCACCGACCGGCGCGGCGTGTACACCGAGATCACCCCCACCGGCCTCGCCAAGCTCACCCGCGCCCGCCAGACCGTTCAGGACACCCTCGCCGGGCTCTGGACCGGCCGCGACACCCCCACCCCGGCCTGACCCCCACCTCTGCCCCGTCCCGCACTGCCAGCCCCATGCGCCACTCGGCGGATGCGCTTCCAGCGCCGGGTCGCTAGCCTGAGAGGATGTCGTCTTCTGCCGCCGTGTCTCCCTCCGTGCCACCCGACGCTCCGCCGCGGAGCGCGCTGGGGGTGCTGGGCACGTACCTGGGGCCGCTGCGGTGGCAGGTGGCGGCGCTGGCGGCGCTGCTGCTGACCGGCACGGGCCTGAACCTGCTGCTGCCGCAGCTGCTGCAACAGTTCGTCGACAACGCCAAGCAGGGCGCGGGCGCGGACGTCGCGGGGCTGGTGCGGCTGGCGGGCCTGTACATCCTGCTCGCGGTGGGCGTGCAGCTCATGACCGCCGGGGCGACGTACGTGGGCGCGCGGGTCGGCTGGACCGCCACGAACCGCCTGCGCGCCGACCTGATGGCGCACCTGCTGTCGCTGGACATGCGCGAGCACAAGGAGCGCACGCCGGGCGAGATGATCGAGCGGATCGACGGGGACGTGACGGCCCTGAGCAATTTCTTCTCTCAGTTCGCGGTGCGGGTGTTCGGCGCGGCGCTGCTGCTGACCGGCGCGCTGGTGATGTTCTTCCGGGAGGACTGGCGGATCGGGCTGGGCGTGACCGTGTTCACGGCCATCACGCTGACCGCGATGAACCGCGTGCGGAAACTGGGCGTGGAACCCACCCGCCTGGAACGCGAGGCGAGCGCGCGGCTGTTCGGTTTCGTCGAGGAGCGACTGGCGGGCCTGGAGGACGTGCGCAGCCTGGGCGCGGGTGGGCACCACCTGCGGCGCTTCCTGGACGTGCAGCGGACCTTCTTCACGCGCTCCATCAATTCCTGGCGGCGGCGCAGCGTGGTGTGGCAGCTGAGCATGGCGCTGTTCGCGGTCGGGTACGTGGGCGTGCTGGGCGCAGCGGTCGGCCTTTACGCGGGCGGCGCGATCACGCTGGGCACGGCGTTCCTGCTGTACCAGTACATGACGCTGGTGGAGGAACCCATCGATCAGCTCACGCAGCAGCTTCAGGACCTGCAGAAGGCCGGGGCGAGCCTGGGGCGCGTGTCGGAACTGCTCGCGCTGCGCAGCGCCGTCCGCGGGGGCGAGACGCCCCTCCCGGCGGGGCCGCTGCCGCTGGCGTTCCGGGACGTGACGTTCAGCTACGCCCCCGAGGACCCGCAGGCGCGCGGCGTGCTGCGGGGCGTGAGCTTCGACCTGCCCGCCGGGCAGACCGTGGGCCTGCTGGGCCGCACCGGCAGCGGCAAGACCACACTCACCCGCCTGATCTCGCGGCTGTACGACGCGACGCAGGGCGAGATCCTGCTGGGCGGCGTGAACGTGCAGGCCACCCCCCTGCACGACCTGCGCTCCCGCGTGGCGGTCGTCACGCAGGACGTGCAGCTGTTCCAGGCGAGCGTCCGCGACAACCTCAGCTTCTTCGACCCGCACGTCACCGACGCGCAGGTGGAGGCCGCGCTGCACGAGGTCGGCCTGAGCGCCTGGCTGGCCCGCCTGCCCGACGGCGTCCGCACGCCGCTGCCCACCGGGAGCCTGTCTGCCGGGGAGGCGCAACTCCTGGCGTTCGCGCGCGTCATGCTGCGCGACCCCAGCCTGATCATCCTGGATGAACCCAGCAGCCGCCTCGACCCCGCCACCGAGGCCCTGCTAACCGCCGCCATGACCCGCCTGCTGTCGGGCCGTACCGCGATCATCATCGCGCACCGCCTCGACACCGTCGCCCGCGCCGACCGCATCCTGGTCCTCGGCGACGGCGAGGTGCTGGAGGACGGCCGCCGCGACGACCTCGCCCGCGACCCCCGCAGTCACTACGCCGCCCTGCTGCGCGCCGGACAGCTGAACGAACACGACGGAGTGCTGGCATGAGGCGGGGAGTAGGGAGTGGAAAGTGGGCAGTGGGACCACATCACACCCCTCTCTTCGTTCCACTCACCACTGTCCACTCACCACTTTCTGGAGTCCGACCATGACCACCTCTCCTCTCCCCCAGCCGCCCGTGCCCGTGAAGGAACGGACGTTCGCGCTGTCGAAGGAACTGTTCCGCTACAAGCCGGGGCTGTTCGCGTTCAACCTGTTCATGTGGGGCATGGTGCACGCCAGCCCGGCGCTGCTGACCCTGGCGGTCAGCGGCGTGTTCCGGGCGCTGGAGCAGGCCGACGGCCTGAAGACCGGCGGGCAGCCCATCAACCCAGCGATTGCGGCGGCGTGGGTATCGGTGGCGTGGTTCGCGTTCGTGCGCCTGAGCCGCTTCGGGATCTTCTACGGCGCGTTCCGCGCGTGGATCGAGCTGTGGTACACCCTGGACGCCCTGGTGCGCCGCAACCTCCTGAGCTACCTGCTCACCGCCCGCCGCTCCCGGCGCCTGCCGGACACGCCCGCCGAGGCGGTCAGCCGCTTCCGGGACGACGTGGACGACGTCGCCGGGTACACCGAGGTGTGGGTGGACGGCGCGGGCTTCGTGCTGTACTCCCTGGTGGCGATCACGCTGATGGCCCGCGTGGACCCGCTGATCACGGCGCTGGTGTGCACGCCGCTGCTGCTGATGGTGGTGTTCGTGCAGCGCCTGTCCCCCACCATCCGCACCTACCGCCGCCGCATGCGCGAGGCGACCGCCCGCGTCACGGACTTCATCGGCGAGACCTTCGGCGCCGTGAGCGCCGTGAAACTCGCCGCGCGTGAAGGCGGCATGGTCACGCACCTGCGCGCCCTGGGCGAAACGCGCCGCCACGCCGCCCTGCGGGACGTGCTGCTGACCGAACTGATCCGCGGCGTGAACACGAACATGGTGAACCTCGCCGTGGGGCTCGTGCTGCTGCTCGGCGCGAACAAGGTGCGCGGCGGCACGCTGGACGTCGCGGACTTCGTGCTGTTCATCGGCCTGCTGCCCCGCCTGACCGGCAGCATGGGCTTCTTCGGGGACGCCATCGCCCGCCACCGCCGCACGGGCGTCAGCTATGACCGCATGACCCGCCTGCTGCAGGACGCGCCGGACACCACCATCGTCGAGCACCACGACGCGTACCTGAACCGCGAGGCGCCCGCCGCGCCCCCTGCCCCCGCCGCGATTCCCCTGCGCGAGCTGCACGTGGACGGCCTGACCGCCCTGCACCCCAGCGGCCTGGGTGTGAGTGAGGCGAGCTTCAGCGTGGGGCGCGGCGAGTTCGTGGTGGTCACCGGGCGCATCGGCAGCGGCAAGAGCACCCTGCTGCGCGCCGTGCTGGGCCTGATCCCCACGCAGTCCGGTAGCGTCCAGTGGAACGGCGAGACGCTGGACGACCCCGCCTCGTTCCTCGTGCCCCCCCGCAGCGCGTACACCGCTCAGCTACCCAACCTCTTCAGCGACACCCTGCGCGAGAACATCACCAGCGGCGCCGACGAGGCGCACCTCAGCGGCGCCGTGCAGCTCGCCGTCCTCGAACCCGACCTGCACGCCCTGAGCGGCGGCCTCGACACCCCCGTCGGCGCGCGCGGCGTGAAACTCAGCGGCGGGCAGATCCAGCGCGCCGCCGTCGCCCGCATGCTCGCCCGCCCCGCCGACCTCCTCGTGTTCGACGACGTCAGCAGCGCCCTCGACGCCCGCACCGAGGCGCAACTCTGGCAGGGCCTCGCCCAGACCGACGCCACCTGCCTCGTCGTCAGCCACCGCCGCGCCGCCCTCCTGCGCGCCGACCGCATCCTCCTGATGGAAAACGGCCGCATCACCGACGAAGGCACCCTGCCCGACCTGCTCGAACGCAGCGACGAGATGCGCGCCCTCTGGGCCGAACAGGACGCTTAACGGGGCTGTGGGGTGTGGGCATGAGCGCCGCAGATGACCTGCTGGACGTGTTCCAGAGCTTCTGCACCGAGTGGGGATTCAAGGTCATCTCACCCGGTGAAGCGGTGCGGGACATCTCGCACGGACGCCAGCGGCTGCACCTGGATGTGCAGCCCCGCCAGTCCTTCTGGCGGGTGAGCCTGATCGCCCGCACCTCGTTTCTTGTCGAGCCGGACGTAGAGGAATACGCCTGCTCCTTCAGGACCTCGGCGCATTTCCTGAATCTGTCTTGGCCTCTCGCCTGGGAACTGACCGGCCCGGCCTCACTGCCCCGCGTGCGCGAGGGAATACAGCGCGCCTACGCTGAGGAACTCGGCCCATTCCTGGAGCAGACCCGCACCCCGGACGGCCTGCTGCGCTGGCTGCGACAGGAGGACGCCCCTCTGCGTCTGATCTCGCCGTCCATCACCCAGCCGCTCCGGCGGGGGCTGTGGCTGACCGACCACCTGCCCGTGCAGGAGCGGGCAGCCGTGCAGCACGACCTGCGGGAAAGGATCATCCTGATCCGGCAGGTGATGAACCGCAACAGCTGAAGTGGGCCTCCCGGTCATCCAGGGGCCCACGCTGACCTCCGCGTTCAGCGGTCGGTGGTGATGGTGTACGTGCCGTCGCCGCTGCCCTGGACGGTGACGGTGCCCTGGCGGTCAGTGCGGTACACGCGCGCTCCGGCCTGCTTGTAGAGGTTCAGGGCACTCTTGGTGGGGTGGCCGTAGGTGTTGGAGGCGCCGACGCTGATGACGACGTTCTGGGGGCGGACGTACGCGAGCCACGCGGCGCTGTCGCCGTTCGCGGCGCCGTGGTGGATGCTCTTGTACACCTGGAAGGGACCCCTCAGGTCCTCGCGTTCCTGTGCGAGCCAGCCTTCGGTTTCCGGGGTTTCGCTGTCGCCGGTCATCAGGGCGCGGAAGGACCCGAACTGCAGGGCGACGCCGACGCTGTTCTCGTTCTGGTCGTCGCCCATGCCGGGGGGTGGGGCGATCACGCGGAGTTTCACGCTGCCGAGGTTCACGGTCTGATTGCTGGCTTTCGTGAAGGTACTTCCGACGTCCTGGAGGGCCTTGACCAGGCGGTCCCAGGTCTGGGTGGTGCCGCCCAGGCCGTTGTTGATGAACACGCGTGGTTTCAGCGTGGCGGCGGGCACGAGGCCCGCGATGTGGTCGGCGTCGGCGTGCGAGGCGACCATCAGGTCGAGGGCCGTGAGGTTCAGTTCGTCGATGTAGTCGCGCAGGCGCTCGCTGCTGCGGCCCCCGTCGATCAGGGCGGTCTTGCCTTCGGGGCTCTGGATGAGGATCGCGTCGCCCTGCCCGATGTCGAGGAAGCGGATGGTGACCTGTCCGGCGGGGCCGGTGGGTCTGGTGTCGCCGCCATCCTGGCCGCCCTGTTTCATCCAGCCGCACGCGGCGAGACTGGCGGTGCCGATCAGCACGAGGACGCCCAGCAGGTCTGACGGGCTGGGGCCCTTGCGGGCGGCGGATTTCCCCTTCGCGCGGCCGCGGGGTGGGGCTTTCGGGGAGGCTTTGGTGGTGGCTTCAGGCGTTCTGGCAGGGGTCTTGCGGGCGGGCGCAGCCTTTTTCGGGGCGGCCTTCCTGGGCGCGGGAACCTTCTTCGGGCCGGTCACAGGTCGATCTCTCCCTGGTCGTTGGTGGGTGGGCCCTGGCGGGCGTTCAGGGCGTCCAGTTGGGCCTGGGCCTGCGCGCGCCGCTCGCGCGTCTCGCGGGGCAGCGCGCGGAAACTCACGCCGTCCGGGCCGTCCTGCACGGCCAGCAGGTCACCCTCGCGCACGCCGTCCGGGAGGTGACGGGCGGGGACGTCCACGGTCTCGCCGTCCGGGCGTTCCAGCCGCGCGACCGGGCCGCGCGGAGTGTCCTCCAGCGCGTCGACCGTCCAGCGTTCTGGCGTGGGTGTGGCCGGGGCGTCCGTCCCGCCGGGGCGTTCTGCTCCGGGACGATGATCTTCTGCGCTCATGTCCTCAGCGTAACCCATGGGGGGCAATCCGCGCCGGTCCGTCACGCGACATCCTCCGGCGAGACGACCAGATGCGCGCGGGCCCGTTTCGCGGCGTACATGTGCCGGTCGGCGCGCCGCACCCACTCGGTCAGCGGCTCCCCCACGTGGCGCGCGGCCAGCCCCACGTTCACGAACGGCGACGCGGGCAGCGCCCGGCCCGCCAGACCGTCCAGCCCCGCGCGCAGCAGCGCCGCCGCCCGCTCGGGGCCGCACGGCAGCAGCAGCGCGAACTCGTCCCCGCCCAGCCGGAACGCCTCGCCCCGCGTGGCGGTCAGGTCCAGCAGCGCCTCCCCGATCCCGCGCAGGACCACGTCGCCCGCCGCGTGCCCCAGGTCGTCGTTGATGCGTTTGAATTCCTGCACGTCCAGCACGGCCAGCGTCCACTCGCCGGCCGCGTGCCCCGCCGCCTCGCCCCGCAGCGCGAACTGGCGGCGGTTGAACAGCCCGGTCAGCGGGTCGGTGTTCGCCTCTCGTTCGAGCTGCTCGTGCAGCGCCGCGTTCTCCATCACGATGCCCAGCTGCACGCCCAGCAGTTCCAGAAATTCCAGGTCCTCGGGCGTGAACGCGTTCAGCGCGTAGCTCTGCACGGACAGCACGCCCAGCGTCTCCCCGCCAGCACGCAGCGGGACACCCATCCAGGACATGGTGTGCGGCAGGTCCGGGCGGTAGTGGACGCGCACGACCGTCAGGCCCTCACGGTCCAGGTACGCGGGCAGGTCGTTCTCCAGGCGCACGCGGTCCATCACGACCCGTTCCAGCAGTCCGTCGCGGCGCGGCCCGAGCCACTGCTCGGCGATGACGTCGCCCTCCAGGGTCTGCAGAGCCCAGCCGCCCTCAGGCGTGCACCGCGCGAGGAGCGTGATGGGCGAGGCGAACAGCGCCTGCACCTCATGGTGCATGGTGCGCAGCAGGTCCTCGGTGCGGACATGACGGGAGAGCGACGCGATCACCTGCACCAGGGATCGGTACCGGGCGATCTGCCGCTGCGCGTCGGCGTGTTCCGTGGTCACCTTGCTCCGGATTGTGCCATATCGAATCTTTCGGTCCCGTCACAGCGCGGCGGAGACCCGGCGGCCGCGTGAAGCGCGGATTGAGGATCGGG from Deinococcus soli (ex Cha et al. 2016) encodes the following:
- a CDS encoding MarR family winged helix-turn-helix transcriptional regulator, encoding MTTNLETRWQTLDHEWQTVSRALEHALNTHHDLSLSEYRVLAALEAKHDHHHRMQVLADLAGLSQSATTRLVARLEAQDCGLLARYMCPTDRRGVYTEITPTGLAKLTRARQTVQDTLAGLWTGRDTPTPA
- a CDS encoding ABC transporter ATP-binding protein, whose amino-acid sequence is MSSSAAVSPSVPPDAPPRSALGVLGTYLGPLRWQVAALAALLLTGTGLNLLLPQLLQQFVDNAKQGAGADVAGLVRLAGLYILLAVGVQLMTAGATYVGARVGWTATNRLRADLMAHLLSLDMREHKERTPGEMIERIDGDVTALSNFFSQFAVRVFGAALLLTGALVMFFREDWRIGLGVTVFTAITLTAMNRVRKLGVEPTRLEREASARLFGFVEERLAGLEDVRSLGAGGHHLRRFLDVQRTFFTRSINSWRRRSVVWQLSMALFAVGYVGVLGAAVGLYAGGAITLGTAFLLYQYMTLVEEPIDQLTQQLQDLQKAGASLGRVSELLALRSAVRGGETPLPAGPLPLAFRDVTFSYAPEDPQARGVLRGVSFDLPAGQTVGLLGRTGSGKTTLTRLISRLYDATQGEILLGGVNVQATPLHDLRSRVAVVTQDVQLFQASVRDNLSFFDPHVTDAQVEAALHEVGLSAWLARLPDGVRTPLPTGSLSAGEAQLLAFARVMLRDPSLIILDEPSSRLDPATEALLTAAMTRLLSGRTAIIIAHRLDTVARADRILVLGDGEVLEDGRRDDLARDPRSHYAALLRAGQLNEHDGVLA
- a CDS encoding DUF3006 domain-containing protein, with product MSAEDHRPGAERPGGTDAPATPTPERWTVDALEDTPRGPVARLERPDGETVDVPARHLPDGVREGDLLAVQDGPDGVSFRALPRETRERRAQAQAQLDALNARQGPPTNDQGEIDL
- a CDS encoding ATP-binding cassette domain-containing protein, which encodes MTTSPLPQPPVPVKERTFALSKELFRYKPGLFAFNLFMWGMVHASPALLTLAVSGVFRALEQADGLKTGGQPINPAIAAAWVSVAWFAFVRLSRFGIFYGAFRAWIELWYTLDALVRRNLLSYLLTARRSRRLPDTPAEAVSRFRDDVDDVAGYTEVWVDGAGFVLYSLVAITLMARVDPLITALVCTPLLLMVVFVQRLSPTIRTYRRRMREATARVTDFIGETFGAVSAVKLAAREGGMVTHLRALGETRRHAALRDVLLTELIRGVNTNMVNLAVGLVLLLGANKVRGGTLDVADFVLFIGLLPRLTGSMGFFGDAIARHRRTGVSYDRMTRLLQDAPDTTIVEHHDAYLNREAPAAPPAPAAIPLRELHVDGLTALHPSGLGVSEASFSVGRGEFVVVTGRIGSGKSTLLRAVLGLIPTQSGSVQWNGETLDDPASFLVPPRSAYTAQLPNLFSDTLRENITSGADEAHLSGAVQLAVLEPDLHALSGGLDTPVGARGVKLSGGQIQRAAVARMLARPADLLVFDDVSSALDARTEAQLWQGLAQTDATCLVVSHRRAALLRADRILLMENGRITDEGTLPDLLERSDEMRALWAEQDA
- a CDS encoding ComEC/Rec2 family competence protein — protein: MTGPKKVPAPRKAAPKKAAPARKTPARTPEATTKASPKAPPRGRAKGKSAARKGPSPSDLLGVLVLIGTASLAACGWMKQGGQDGGDTRPTGPAGQVTIRFLDIGQGDAILIQSPEGKTALIDGGRSSERLRDYIDELNLTALDLMVASHADADHIAGLVPAATLKPRVFINNGLGGTTQTWDRLVKALQDVGSTFTKASNQTVNLGSVKLRVIAPPPGMGDDQNENSVGVALQFGSFRALMTGDSETPETEGWLAQEREDLRGPFQVYKSIHHGAANGDSAAWLAYVRPQNVVISVGASNTYGHPTKSALNLYKQAGARVYRTDRQGTVTVQGSGDGTYTITTDR
- a CDS encoding GGDEF domain-containing protein — translated: MTTEHADAQRQIARYRSLVQVIASLSRHVRTEDLLRTMHHEVQALFASPITLLARCTPEGGWALQTLEGDVIAEQWLGPRRDGLLERVVMDRVRLENDLPAYLDREGLTVVRVHYRPDLPHTMSWMGVPLRAGGETLGVLSVQSYALNAFTPEDLEFLELLGVQLGIVMENAALHEQLEREANTDPLTGLFNRRQFALRGEAAGHAAGEWTLAVLDVQEFKRINDDLGHAAGDVVLRGIGEALLDLTATRGEAFRLGGDEFALLLPCGPERAAALLRAGLDGLAGRALPASPFVNVGLAARHVGEPLTEWVRRADRHMYAAKRARAHLVVSPEDVA